In Capsicum annuum cultivar UCD-10X-F1 chromosome 11, UCD10Xv1.1, whole genome shotgun sequence, one genomic interval encodes:
- the LOC107848294 gene encoding uncharacterized protein LOC107848294 codes for MGNKPAKPKRDEVLLKIVPPLDQAYTRWLAKDLERIYGFTPRNPRAVRPPDHYIEYMHLQGWLDVSLDDPDLARLLK; via the coding sequence ATGGGAAATAAGCCAGCAAAGCCGAAGAGAGATGAGGTTCTTCTGAAGATTGTGCCTCCTTTGGATCAAGCATATACCCGTTGGCTTGCTAAGGACCTTGAGAGAATTTATGGCTTCACTCCAAGAAACCCTCGTGCTGTAAGGCCACCGGATCATTACATTGAATACATGCACTTACAGGGATGGTTGGATGTCAGCTTAGATGACCCTGACCTTGCGCGTCTACTTAAATAA